The window CCATAGCGCAATAGCGGCACGCACGATTGCGCTCGCGCGACGCGTCGGTTTAAAACCGGAATATACGTTTACCGGTGGAGTATCGCGCAACGTCGGTATGGTGCAAATGCTTGAAGAGAAACTCGGCCATCACCTCAACGTCTGCGCGGACTCTCACTACATGGGCGCGATCGGCGCGGCGCTCTTCGCGCGAGAACACGCGCAAGCTGCATTAGCACGATGATCGGAGAGAACGTCATGGATATCATAGCCGGCGTCGATCTCGGCACCAGAAGCACCAAGGTCGTACTGCTCGATCGCAACGGCGACGTTTTGGGAACGAGCGTCATGCGAACGCGTCCGCCGCTTCCCGAACTCGTCGACCGCGCCATCGATGCGGCTTTGAAGAGCGTGGGTGCCAGCCTCGCAAACGTGCGATACATTGCCACCACCGGCTTCGGGCGCTCGAGTTACCCGGAACGAGACCTGCAATTGACCGACGTTACCGCGGCCGCATACGGTGCTGTTCGCCTCTTTCCGCAGACGCGCTGTGTCGTCGACATCGGGGCACAAAGCTCGCGAGCGATCGCTATCGAGCCGGGCGGAAGGGTACGTGAGTTCAAATCGAACGATAAGTGCGCCGCGGGAGCCGGTGGCTTTGTCGAACGCGCGGCGCGGTATTTGGAGACAACTCTCGAAGAGGTCGGAAATCTCTCGCTCGCGGCCGACGGCGCCGTCACCATATCGAGTGTCTGCGCCGTACTTGCCGAATCCGAGATCATCAATCACGTGAGCCAGGGAGAGAGCACCGAAAATATCCTGCGCGGCGTGCACAACTCGCTTGCCGAACGAGCCGTCTTACTGCTCAAGCGCGTCGGCATCGAAAGCGCAGTCACGCTGGTCGGCGGCATGGGCCGCCAGGCGGGAATGGTACTCGCGCTCGAAGAGGCCCTCGGGCTGCCGGTGAACGTGGCCCCGGAACCGGAGATAGCGAGTGCCTTCGGTGCCGCGCTCCTCGGTAAGCGGCGCTTTGAAAAGGCGGTGGCCTAATGGCCGCGCTCGATTCGCTTCGTGCCGAACATGCGCTCATTCTAGAGGTCGTAGAAAGCCTAGAAGAACGCACCCATGCATCCGTGGACGGCCGTCTTCCGCACGAGTACGTACGGGCAATGCTGGACTTCATGCGTATCTACGTCGATACCAATCACCATGGCAAAGAGGAGCGCGTGCTCTTCGCACACATGGACGGGGATCCGTTTCTCAAGAGCGTATCGAACGTATTGATCGAAGATCACCGCGAAGGGCGCAGACTCGTTGACGCGATCGAGCGCGCGCTCGTAGAAGGGCGGCCGGTCGCGCGCGAAGTCGAAACGTACGCCGCATTCATTCGCGTCCACATTCATCGCGAGAACGACATGATTTTCGACGTGGCCGAATCCGAACTCGACGCGCGAACGACATCGGCCATGCAATCGGAGTTCCTCGCCATCGAGTCCGAGGTCCTGGGTATCGGCGGCGCGGACCGGCTTCTCGCACCGCTACAAGCTGCGGGGGTCTAACGCTAGATGGACGTGTTTGATATCACTGTAATCGGCGGCGGTCCCACCGGGCTCTTTGCGCTGTTCTACGCGGGGCTGCGGGGGGCGAAAACGAAAATCATCGAGGCCTTGCCGGAACTCGGCGGCCAATTGTATGCACTCTATCCGGAAAAAGACATTTACGATATGCCGGGTATGCCATTCGTTCGCGCGAGCGATCTCGTTGCGGCCTGCGTACAGCAAGCGATGCAATGGCCGCATGACGTTTGCATGGAGGAGCGCGTCACGTCGATCGTGCCGCACAACGGGGGCATCTTTGAACTCGTGAGCGACAAGGGCCGTCATTGGAGCCGTAGCGTCATCCTGTGCTCCGGGATCGGTGCGTTCACCCCACGCAAACTTCCCACCGCAACCGCCGCTCAATTCGAGGGGCGCGGCGTACACTACTATGCGAACGATCTTCAATCGTTCGCTGGAAAGCGCGTGGTGATCGTCGGCGGTGGCGACTCCGCATTGGATTACGCGCTAGCGCTCGAGGGCTGCGCTGCGCACATCCTCTTGCTGCACCGCTCGCAGTTTCGCGCCCACGCGAAGACCGTCGACCGCCTCAGGCAATCGACGATCGAGATCCGGCAGCCCGACTACGAACTACGCGCGGTCCACGGAACGGATGCCGTCGAAGCCATCACCCATGTCGATCGCAAGAGTTCCCAGGAAACGACGGTGCCGTGTGATGCAGTTCTCGCCGCGCTCGGTTTCGTCTCGGATCTCACACAGTTGCAATCCTGGGGTATAGCCACCAGCAACGGCGGCATCACGGTCGATCCCTTCACGATGGAGACGAGCATCAAAGGCATCTATGCGGCCGGCGACATCGTGAGCCATCCCGGCAAGCTCAAACTCATCGCCTGCGGAACGTCCGAAGCCGCGATCGCCGTGAATCAGGCGATCGCGTATCTCGACCCAACCAAGAACGTCACCCCTGTGCACTCGTCCAACCTCACGCTTCCCATCTCGACCAAGCCGTCCTCACTAAATCAGGAGTTCGCCGCCTCGACTCCGCCGGATCGATAGAGTACGAGCGTGTCGGCGACGCACACGGGCTTTGCCGAACCTTCGGCTTCTAGCGTGACGCGCTTCTTCACCAAAAGGCCGCCGTTGACGTCGGTCGCCTGCGTCGTTATGAAACGAGCGCGGATACGGCTTCCGGCTTTTACCGGCGCGGGAAAGCGCACCCGGTCGAGCCCGTAGTTGATGACCGGTCCAACGCCTCGCACGTCGAAATGCTCTTGCCACAACGGTGCGATGAGCGCGAGCACCAAATACCCATGCGCGATGGTCGCGCCATACTCGCCCGTGCGCGCGCGCTCGACGTCGACGTGAATCCACTGCGCGTCACCCGTGCAGGCCGCGAATGCGTCGATGCGTGCCTGATCGACGGCGAGCCACGCGGTTGGAGGGAGATCGACACCGACCAGGGCACGCAATCCGTCGAAGCCGTGAATGATCTGTTGAGACACAAAACCCTCCCGCTAGGAGAACACGATGGCAGCGCGATCGATTATTGAACCGTTTCGCATCAAGAGCATCGAACCCATTCGCATGACGACCCGCGAGGAACGCGAACGCTATCTCGCGGAGGCGGCGTATAACGCATTTCTGCTCCGCGCGGAACACGTGCTCATCGACCTCCTCACCGACAGCGGCACCGGTGCGATGAGCTCCGAGCAGTGGGCCTCGATCATGCGCGGCGACGAATCCTATGCGGGGGCAACGTCGTTCTACCGTTTTGAAGCGGTCATTCACGACGTATTCGGTTTCCGCTATGTGTTGCCGACCCATCAGGGCCGAGCCGCCGAACGCATCCTCTTCAGCACGATGTGCAAACCCGGCGACATCGTTCCCAACAACACGCACTTCGATACGACGCGCGCAAACATCGAACACGTCGGCGCACAAGCAATCGATCTTCCGATTCCGCAGGGCCGCCAGCCCGCCACATTGCATCCCTTCAAGGGCAATATGGATGTCGACGCCCTGGAAGCGCTCGTTGCCGACGTCGGCGCGGTCCGCATTCCGCTCGTGATGCTCACGATCACGAATAACTCCGGTGGCGGCCAGCCCGTCTCGATGGCGAACGTCAAGGCGGTTCACGGTATCTGCCGGCGCCATGGCATTCCGCTCTACATCGACGCATGCCGGTTTGCGGAGAACTGCTGGTTCATTCGCGAGCGCGAAGCCGGCTACGAAGAACGCTCGCCGCGCGAGATCGCCCGCGAACTCTTCGGGTACGCAGACGGCTGCACGATGTCGGCGAAGAAAGACGGCCTCGTCAACATCGGCGGCTTCCTAGCATCCAACGACGAAACCCTCGCGCGGGCCGAGTCCCGTCTGCTCATTCTCACCGAAGGTTTTCCAACGTACGGCGGCCTTGCGGGGCGCGATCTCGAAGCGATGGCGACCGGCCTGCAAGAAGTCTTACACGAAGACTATCTGCGTTACCGCATCGCTTCAACCGGTTACCTGGGCCGCCGTCTCACCGAGATCGGCGTGCCGATCGTTCAGCCGCCCGGCGGCCATGCGATCTACATCGACGCGGCCGCGATGCTTGCGCACGTACCCGCCCGGATGTTTCCCGGGCAAGCGTTGGTCGCCGAGCTCTATCTGGCAGGGGGCATCCGCGCGGTTGAAATAGGGAGCGTGATGTTCGGTACCACCGACCCGCAGACCGGCGAAGAGGCCACCGCACCGATGGAACTCGTTCGATTGGCGATTCCGCGCCGCGTGTATAGCCAAAGCCACATTGACTATGTCTGCGAGGTTGTGGAAGAGATCTTCGCGCAGCGCTCGCAGATCCGGGGGCTGCGCATGGTGTGGCAAGCGCCTCCGCTACGGCACTTCAGCGCGCGCTTCGAACGCTAGCGTACCCCGCACGCGGCGTCGCAAGGCAGGCGTTCTCCTACGTTCCTTTATCGGCTCCGGCATAGAAGATCATCTTGAAAAGCAGTTGCGGGACGGTCGAGAGCGAGTTCGGGTTGCCGTAGGCGAAATACACTTCGGCGTGTCGTAAACGGGTGTGGTAGGCGAACGAGAGATTCGAGCAGACGCCTTCGCAATTACCGCCGCCGTTCGGCACGGGGGGCATACCGACCACGCGGCGCACGCCGACGGCGATCGACGTATGCGGCCCCAGCAAGTATGCGTATCCGATACGCTCGAACCATTGAACGTTATCGTTACCTGCTCCGAAGCGCTGCGCCGTATCGTCGAGTTCCAGCGTTAACGTGCCGCGCATGCCAAGCCGAAGCGTCGAGCTTCGCAGCCACGTGTCGAGGCGCCCGCTTCCGTAGCGGCCCGTATTATACGAAATCGTGGTAGGAGTCGCCGACGCGCCGTGCTGACCGAAGTTTCCGATATTGTTCGTCTGCGACCCGCTGTGATACGTGAACGAGATGCCGTTCTGCGATATTGGAACGACCAGCCCAAGATTATTGGCTTGCAGATAGGCCGAGCCCGTCGTGAGGTTCAGATCCAGTAGCGAGCGCGTTAAGATATCCACATTCAACATGTTATCGCTCTGGTTAATCGCCCCATCGGAGGCATGATAGCGATCCAGGAACCCGCCCAAGCCGATCGCTTTGACGACGGATCGGTTTGCCGGCGTCCACACTTTCTGGCTATAGAGTGCATAGCCGGCGATGCCGGGATGCTGCACGAATCCGTCAACGGGATTGTAATACGCGCCGACTTTACGCATGCTCGCAAAGAACCCGAAATTGGAGCTGGACCACCCGCCGCCCGCGTCGTATCGCTGCGCATCGCTGCCGTCCAGAACGTTGGTTCCCGCGTCGCTACCGTAATTCGCATATACGGACACGTGGCGCAAATCCGAGTAGCTCACTCCGGTGGTCGTAACGACGTCATGTAATCCCGGCAGATCGACGCCCACGCGCTGCGCCCCCACGTTCCAGCGTAGATCGGGCGTGTTGTACGTCATCGCCTCAACTTGATCGTTTCGGGCGTTACCCAGCGCATCGAGAAACGTATATCCGACGGGGCCCTGTTTGCCCTCCATCGCGTAGCCGTCGCGCGGCGTCGGAATAGCCGGGGTATAGAGCTCGTTAATTCCCGGACATGCGTCGCAGCTGAACGGATTGAAATTATTCGATCCCTGCGTGAAGAACGGCCGCACCTCGCTATAGTAGCGAGCGAATGCGGAAGGTGCAATCGACTGCTGGTCGAGTTCGACGTTCGAGTAATCCGGGTGAAACGTAGCGTAGAACGACGACGTCGGCGTAACCGGAATCGAAAGATCCGCCCCCATGCGTGTGGTATCTCCACCTGCCGATGAACCGGCGGCCGAAGCCAGAACGTACGTCGCCAGCCGCGGTTTCGGGCGGGCGGCATCGAGCGCCGGGAGCACCAAGCCTCCGGCCCGAGCTACGTCGTCCGGCGATGTCTGCGTCGCGTTGTAGCTCCACACCGCTTCGTCGCCATCCTGACGAACGTAACGTACGAATTGGATGCGCCAGCGTCTCGAATCCGCGGCCACGCGCATAATCCGCAGCGGAATTTTCATCACGACGGTGTAACCGCCGGCGCGCTCGGCGCCGTACGAGTCCCAGCGGGGGGCATACGCCGAATTCTCAGAGGACGATTGATAGTGCGTGCCTCGGGGCGTTGCCGCGAATTGGTAAAAGTAGCCGTTCGCCCCACCGGGCCACAGATCGACCCACACTTCGTCATCGGTCCCTTGCCCGACGTCGTCGGTGCGCTGGGTCGCGACGATCGGTTCGCTCTGCGTCGCGTCGAAGCGGACGTACAGGTATCGGCCATCGGTGGCCATGTGGACGACCGTCGCCTCACGCATGCGGCGACTGTGCTGCACGTCCCAGGCGAGCGTCGCCCTCGATGTTGCCGGCCACGATCCAGCGGACGATCGGGGATCGAGAGGCGGTGGTGTCGCGACCAGCGGCACGGCGAGGCTTGAGGCCGCCGCGCGCCCGAAGCACACCGCGCCGGCGAGGAGAACGACCGCGAGCGTCCGCCGCACTACAGGATCGCCCCTTGCAAGGCCGACCGCGAATACATCCGTAGCGTGCGCGCATCGACCGGTACGCACGACGGCGCGTTCGCGAAGTGCCCTCCCGAACAGATCAATGCCCCGCGAAAACTCGTCCCCTGCACGCGTGCGCCGGCAAGATCGATGCAGCCGATTCGCTCGTCACCGCGATCGCTCGCCTCGCGCCACCGATCGTTCTGCCAGCACACCACGGCGCCTGCGAAGTCCGCATCGGTCAGATTTGCCCCCACGAAGCTCGCGCCGATCAAATTCACGTCGCGAAAGCGCACCCCTTGGGCGTGTGCGCCGTCGAGACGCGCACCGATGGCCTTCATGCCGTCAAGACGCGCGCCGCCGAGCAACGCACCCGATAGATTGCAGCCGGTCAGCGTAGCCGCACCCAAATCGGCGCCGCGTAGATCGGCCCGGCGCAAGTTGCAGCCCACCAGCTCCGCTCCGCCGAAGCGCGCGTCGCGCAGATTGGTGCCCTCGAAGTTCGTACCGACGTACCGCACGTTGCGAAAATCGGCTCCATGGAGATCGCTGCCTTGGAAACTACATCCGATACAGGCATGCGGGGTCGCGGCTCCGAGCACGAGCAAACAGAGCAGCATCGCGAAATGCTTCATAAGGGGGCTCCTTTGTGAGAAACGGGTTACATGCTAGAGATGCAGGTTGGCGTTACGCATCGAGCTTCCGACGATCGACGCTTTCGATAGGTCTACCCCGCGCAAATCGACTCCGTTGAAGTTGCAGCCGATAAAATGCGTGCCGTCCAAGCGCGCGCCGGTCAACCGCGCATTCGCCAGGTCGACGCCGGTCAGGGAGGCATCCGAAAGGTCGGCATTGCGAAGGTCCGCCGAGGCTAACGTAGCGCCCATGATGTGCAGGTTGCGCAGGTCCATACCCTTGAGATCGACGCGGGAGAAATCGCAACCGGTACACGATGCGAGCATGGCACGCGCTTGCCCGGGGGCCAAACTCTTAGCATCGATGCTGCATCCATCCATGTGCGCTCTTTCGAAGCGCGCTCCCGAGATGTCGGCGCCCCGCAGATTACAACCGTCGAGACGCGCGCCGGCGAACGACACGTTGCGCAGATCCGCCCCTTCGAAATCGGTGCCCATCAAGCTTGCATCGCTAAAGTTTGCTCCCTTCAGCCGCGCGTGCGAGAAGTCGGTTCCGGTAAAACTCTGGCCGTGAAAGTCGGCTCCGGGGTGGCTCGTATGCGAATAATCGCATCCGGTACACCCGCCCTTCGTCGCCGTCCCCACGGAATACGTCATCGACGCCAGCGCCGCCGTGGTAACCTCGGAGACGATCCCCGCAATGTCCCGACCGCCGAACATGGGTACCGCAACGCGAACGGGCCGCACGGTGACGCGCACGGGCGGCACCGCGGCATGGGCGGGAGACGCCTTACGTACGGGCGGGTTGGGCGATGGCTGCGCGGTTGAGTGGGGCATCGCCGCCGATGCTATGCGTACTTCCGGCGTTGCCGTCGGGCTAGCCTTCGCGTGGGCACTAGCATGCGCGGCAGGCTTTGCGTGGGCTTGCATGGCGAGAGCGTGCGGCTGCGGCGCCGAATTCGTATCGACATCGTAGGCATAGCTCGGAGCAACGGTGCGCAGGAGCAGGACGAGTAGCGTCAATCCGACCGTAACCGTCCCCAGTATCGCCGGTGCGATCGAGGAACCGAACGCACGCCCGGCCGTGAGCAACCGCTCGACGCGAATCGAGATATTTTTGCGGGTCATGAATACGCCCGGCGCGGCCAGCGGACGATGCGGACACGCCGTCATCTCTGCCATCTTGGTCAAGCATAGCGCGTAGGGCCGAACGGCGCCGGTCAGTTCCAGGACGCGATCGTCGCACGCGACTTCTCGTTCGATATCGAGTTGGTGCGCGATGAACCACATCGCCGGATTGAAAAAGAGCAGCGCCGACGCGAGCCGTTGCAGCCCGTTCGTCCAATCGTCGGCCCGCAACAGATGCGCGAGCTCGTGCACGAGGATGCGATCGAGGTCTTGCGGATCGAGAGCGCTCACCAGGTGCGACGGGAGTAGAATCATCGCATCGAAGAGCCCCACGGCAACCGGCACGTCGATATCGTCGCACACGCAGATGCGAACGTCGCGCGCGCCCTTCGAGGCTTCCTGCCAGGTGAGTAACGCGTCGCGTCGCTCTACGCCCAGCGGCATGCTCTCGCGTTTGAGGCGCTCCAGGTGCACGAGCGCCGCCGATAATCGTGTCAGCAGCGCGAGCGCGCCCAAGACCCAAACTGCAAACGTCACGGTAGCTGCTAGTTCCGGCAGCGTAATCGAAATCCGTGACGCGGCGGGTGTTGCCGCGAGGGGAGCGCCGGCATCCGCGCGATGCGTCGTACCGCTGAGCGGCAGAACGCCATGCGTAACGGCCTCACTTTGGAATGACGGCCGGCGAGCGATCGTGCTGTGGGCGGCGGCGCCGGGGCGCACCAGAACGTGCGAGAAACTGGTAACGAGGGGGATCATGAGCAGCGCGAGCAGCGCAACGAGCCAGGCCGCATATCGCGTGCTCGCATTGGCCTTGGCGAACACCCGCAGTACCCCCCATGTGAGCACCGCGATGGCGGCACCTTGCCAGAGGCTATTGATCGCCAGCACCGCGCCGAATCGGGCCGCGGCCTCGTACGCCTGCAAGAATGCGTTCATGGTTGCTCCTCGTAACGCTCGATTAACGAGCGTAGGCGCGCTAACTCCTCATCCGAAGGCCGTTCGCTCTCGATTAAACGTAGCGCTAAAGCCCCACTATTGTTTCCGAAAAACTTGGAAACGACGCCCGAGAGCGCCGACTGCGCCGCGGCTTCGCGCTCGATCGTCGGCGAGTACAGAAAGGCACGGCCTGCGGCCTCGTGACGCACGTGCCCCTTCTTCTCCAGAATGCGTAACGTGGTGAGCACGGTCGTGTACGCAATCGAGGGGTGGATCGCATCGGTGACCTCCGCGACCGAGGCGCGCCCTCGCGTCCATAGGACTTCCATTACGCGCAATTCCGCGTCGGTTAGGACCGTCGATTTCTTCCGTGCCACAGGGCGCCCCCTAACTAACGACTAATTCGTTAGTTGCAGCATAGCACCCGACAAGGAGTTCGTCAACTAATAGTTTAGTTGCTAATCAACGGCGCCTTAAGCGGCCGGTGCGAAGACCACGATCCGGCCGCGCCAGCCGGTCGCAACCGCGGTAAATGCATCGCCGGTCTAGGCTGG of the Candidatus Dormiibacterota bacterium genome contains:
- a CDS encoding acyl-CoA dehydratase activase, with amino-acid sequence MDIIAGVDLGTRSTKVVLLDRNGDVLGTSVMRTRPPLPELVDRAIDAALKSVGASLANVRYIATTGFGRSSYPERDLQLTDVTAAAYGAVRLFPQTRCVVDIGAQSSRAIAIEPGGRVREFKSNDKCAAGAGGFVERAARYLETTLEEVGNLSLAADGAVTISSVCAVLAESEIINHVSQGESTENILRGVHNSLAERAVLLLKRVGIESAVTLVGGMGRQAGMVLALEEALGLPVNVAPEPEIASAFGAALLGKRRFEKAVA
- a CDS encoding hemerythrin domain-containing protein — encoded protein: MAALDSLRAEHALILEVVESLEERTHASVDGRLPHEYVRAMLDFMRIYVDTNHHGKEERVLFAHMDGDPFLKSVSNVLIEDHREGRRLVDAIERALVEGRPVAREVETYAAFIRVHIHRENDMIFDVAESELDARTTSAMQSEFLAIESEVLGIGGADRLLAPLQAAGV
- a CDS encoding NAD(P)/FAD-dependent oxidoreductase, which codes for MDVFDITVIGGGPTGLFALFYAGLRGAKTKIIEALPELGGQLYALYPEKDIYDMPGMPFVRASDLVAACVQQAMQWPHDVCMEERVTSIVPHNGGIFELVSDKGRHWSRSVILCSGIGAFTPRKLPTATAAQFEGRGVHYYANDLQSFAGKRVVIVGGGDSALDYALALEGCAAHILLLHRSQFRAHAKTVDRLRQSTIEIRQPDYELRAVHGTDAVEAITHVDRKSSQETTVPCDAVLAALGFVSDLTQLQSWGIATSNGGITVDPFTMETSIKGIYAAGDIVSHPGKLKLIACGTSEAAIAVNQAIAYLDPTKNVTPVHSSNLTLPISTKPSSLNQEFAASTPPDR
- a CDS encoding MaoC family dehydratase, whose product is MSQQIIHGFDGLRALVGVDLPPTAWLAVDQARIDAFAACTGDAQWIHVDVERARTGEYGATIAHGYLVLALIAPLWQEHFDVRGVGPVINYGLDRVRFPAPVKAGSRIRARFITTQATDVNGGLLVKKRVTLEAEGSAKPVCVADTLVLYRSGGVEAANS
- a CDS encoding tryptophanase, encoding MAARSIIEPFRIKSIEPIRMTTREERERYLAEAAYNAFLLRAEHVLIDLLTDSGTGAMSSEQWASIMRGDESYAGATSFYRFEAVIHDVFGFRYVLPTHQGRAAERILFSTMCKPGDIVPNNTHFDTTRANIEHVGAQAIDLPIPQGRQPATLHPFKGNMDVDALEALVADVGAVRIPLVMLTITNNSGGGQPVSMANVKAVHGICRRHGIPLYIDACRFAENCWFIREREAGYEERSPREIARELFGYADGCTMSAKKDGLVNIGGFLASNDETLARAESRLLILTEGFPTYGGLAGRDLEAMATGLQEVLHEDYLRYRIASTGYLGRRLTEIGVPIVQPPGGHAIYIDAAAMLAHVPARMFPGQALVAELYLAGGIRAVEIGSVMFGTTDPQTGEEATAPMELVRLAIPRRVYSQSHIDYVCEVVEEIFAQRSQIRGLRMVWQAPPLRHFSARFER
- a CDS encoding pentapeptide repeat-containing protein translates to MKHFAMLLCLLVLGAATPHACIGCSFQGSDLHGADFRNVRYVGTNFEGTNLRDARFGGAELVGCNLRRADLRGADLGAATLTGCNLSGALLGGARLDGMKAIGARLDGAHAQGVRFRDVNLIGASFVGANLTDADFAGAVVCWQNDRWREASDRGDERIGCIDLAGARVQGTSFRGALICSGGHFANAPSCVPVDARTLRMYSRSALQGAIL
- a CDS encoding pentapeptide repeat-containing protein, which translates into the protein MNAFLQAYEAAARFGAVLAINSLWQGAAIAVLTWGVLRVFAKANASTRYAAWLVALLALLMIPLVTSFSHVLVRPGAAAHSTIARRPSFQSEAVTHGVLPLSGTTHRADAGAPLAATPAASRISITLPELAATVTFAVWVLGALALLTRLSAALVHLERLKRESMPLGVERRDALLTWQEASKGARDVRICVCDDIDVPVAVGLFDAMILLPSHLVSALDPQDLDRILVHELAHLLRADDWTNGLQRLASALLFFNPAMWFIAHQLDIEREVACDDRVLELTGAVRPYALCLTKMAEMTACPHRPLAAPGVFMTRKNISIRVERLLTAGRAFGSSIAPAILGTVTVGLTLLVLLLRTVAPSYAYDVDTNSAPQPHALAMQAHAKPAAHASAHAKASPTATPEVRIASAAMPHSTAQPSPNPPVRKASPAHAAVPPVRVTVRPVRVAVPMFGGRDIAGIVSEVTTAALASMTYSVGTATKGGCTGCDYSHTSHPGADFHGQSFTGTDFSHARLKGANFSDASLMGTDFEGADLRNVSFAGARLDGCNLRGADISGARFERAHMDGCSIDAKSLAPGQARAMLASCTGCDFSRVDLKGMDLRNLHIMGATLASADLRNADLSDASLTGVDLANARLTGARLDGTHFIGCNFNGVDLRGVDLSKASIVGSSMRNANLHL
- a CDS encoding BlaI/MecI/CopY family transcriptional regulator produces the protein MARKKSTVLTDAELRVMEVLWTRGRASVAEVTDAIHPSIAYTTVLTTLRILEKKGHVRHEAAGRAFLYSPTIEREAAAQSALSGVVSKFFGNNSGALALRLIESERPSDEELARLRSLIERYEEQP